One part of the Saprospiraceae bacterium genome encodes these proteins:
- a CDS encoding response regulator, translated as MSKKILIVDDEFHIRMLIEQTLEELEDDDVEFFTSDNGESALHLIQTEKPDLVFLDVMMPKMNGMEVCHLVKQDEALKDVFIILLTAKGQDFDRQKGQEVGANIYMTKPFDPEAILSKAREILQLDIL; from the coding sequence ATGTCAAAGAAGATATTAATTGTAGATGATGAATTTCATATTCGTATGCTCATTGAACAAACTCTGGAAGAGCTTGAAGACGACGATGTAGAGTTTTTTACTTCTGACAATGGTGAGTCGGCATTACATCTCATCCAAACAGAAAAGCCGGACCTTGTATTTCTGGATGTAATGATGCCTAAAATGAACGGTATGGAAGTATGTCACCTTGTAAAACAAGACGAGGCTTTAAAAGATGTATTTATTATATTACTCACTGCGAAAGGCCAGGACTTTGATCGACAGAAAGGGCAAGAGGTAGGAGCCAATATTTATATGACTAAACCATTCGATCCCGAAGCCATTCTGTCAAAAGCAAGGGAAATCCTCCAATTAGACATTTTATGA